The Pedosphaera parvula Ellin514 DNA window CTGGTGCGGGAGTGACCGCACTCGGAGCGGATTGCTGAACCGGAGTTTCAGCAAGCTTCTGGCGCAAAGCCTCACGTGCCTTGGCCTGTACATCAGTATCAGCACTTTGCGCATGAACCGAGCTCACGCCCAACGCCGCCATACAAATAATCAGCAATGACTTTGGGATCTGCATAAAATCTATTCTTAATCAAATTCTTTTGGATAAGCAATAGCTTTCCAAACATACCAACATCTAATTTGCAGCCGGGAAAAGCCTTTTCCAGGCTGGCGGCCACGGATAGGCCAGCACCGAACGCATCATCAGCTGCTTCACTTCGGCCCGGCTAATCTTGATCCGCTGCCGCGGATCCAGCACATTCTCCGTCTTCAACTTGGCTATCGTCTGCATTCCTATCAGTATCGGCCACGCGCACGCCAACCGCACACGCACGCATCCCTTCGGCAACATATTCGTATACGCCCATCCCGCCGCCAGATGCGACTCCGCCACTCCCAGGTACTCATTGTAAAGCTGGCGAAACTTCGTTTCATTCTTAGACTCCAACAAATCCCCGGGGTTCAATCCAATCTGCGCCAACCTCTCCGACGGCATATAACATCTCCCGTGGCTCAAATCCGCCGGCAAATCCCTCAAAATATTCACCAATTGCAATCCCTTCCCAAACCTCACCCCATTCTTCAACAGCAACTCTTCATCAATCGCCGCCTTCGGAAACAAATGCGCCCGGCACATCTTCGTCCAAAACTCCCCCACACATCCCGCCACGCGATAGGTATAATCATCCAGCTCCGCATCCACCCTCAACGCCACAATCCGTCCCTTCGACGCCCCGGCAAACCTCTGCAAATCCAACTCCTGTCCGCTCGTGATCGTATCCAAAACCATCCGCACACGCTTAACATCTTCCGCCTCAAAGTCTTCCAAAACTTTCAACGCCTCTTCACATCGCTCCAAAGCTGCCCGCTCTGCCGCCGATCCCTGCTTCACCGCAATCTCCTCAAACTTCAACCGCTCCTTGCTTGTCCCCAGAATTCGCCCCCTCAAATCACTTAAGGCCTTCAGTCGTTGCTCACTCGGCACAATCTCCGTATCGGCAATCGTATCCGTCATCCGCGCCAGCAAGTACGCCAACCCGATTTGCGGGCGTATGGAACCAGGCAAAAGACGTAGCGTTTTATAAAAAGTTCGCGACACATCCCGCAACAAGGAGGTTAACAATTCAGCTGAATGTTCGTTGGTGGCCAAATGTTACCCCTTCAAAATTTTCTTCCACCGCCCCAACTGCCTCGCCACTTCCTTCGTCCCCGGCGCGCCAATCAAATTCCGCTGCGCCATCGCCTTCTTCAAATCAAACACCCCCAGCGCATCATTCCCAAACGTCTTGTCCAAGGCCTTCAACTGCTCCAGCGTCAATTGATTCAACGCCTTTCCTTCCTTCTCCGCCAAGGCCACAACCGCTCCCACGACATGATGCGCCTGCCGGAAAGGTATTCCCTTCCGCACCAGATAATCCGCCAAATCCGTCGCCAACAACGCCGGGTCACTCGCCGCCGCCGCGCAATTCTTCGTATTAACGCTCGTGTTCTCCAACATCGCCCCCATCAATCGCACGCACCCACGTATCGTCACCGCCGTATCGAACAACCGCTCCTTGTCCTCCTGCAAATCGCGATTATACGTCATCGGCAATCCCTTCAATAACGTCAGCAACGCCATCAAATTCCCCACCACGCGACCCGTCTTGCCCCGCGTCAATTCCGCCACGTCCGGATTCTTCTTCTGCGGCATCAGCGACGACCCTGTCGTATACGCATCCGCAATCTTGATGAAATTAAACTCCGAACTCGCCCACAAAATCACATCCTCCGCCAACCGCGACAAATGCACTGCCGCCAGCGCCGCCACACTGCAAAATTCAATCGCAAAATCCCGGTCGCTCACCCCGTCCATCGAATTCTGCGTCACCACCGGTTTCCCCTTCGCATCCACAAAGCCCAGTTGCTCCGCCACAAATTCCCGGTCCAACGGCAGCGTCGACCCCGCAATCGCCCCGCTTCCCAGCGGACACACATTCACCCGCTGAAACGCATCCGTCAGCCGTTGATGATCCCGCTCCACCATCTCAACATACGCCAACAAATGATGCGCGAAATACACCGGCTGGGCCCGTTGCAAATGCGTGTAACCCGGAATCACCACCTCCGCATTCTTATCTGCCAATCCAACCAGTGCCCCTTGCAACCCGCGCAACTCCCCCGCCAGCTCCACAATCTCATCCCGCAACCACAACCGCATATCCAGCGCCACCTGGTCATTCCGCGACCGCGCCGTATGCAGCTTCGCCCCTGTCGGCACCCGCTTCGTCAGCTCGGCCTCGATGTTCATGTGCACATCCTCCAGCTCCGGCTTCCACTCGAACTTCCCGTCGTGAATCTCCTGCCCGATCTCCTCCAAACTCTTCGTGATCGCCTGCAGCTCCGCCTTCGTCAGCACCCCGATCTTCTGCAACATCGTCGCGTGCGCAATCGATCCCATGATGTCATGACGCCACAAACGCCAATCGAACGAAATCGATTCCGTAAACTCCGCCACGTCCGCACCCGGACCACTGGCAAACCTGCCACTCCGCGAAACTGGAGAACTTTTTTTCATGCTCATTAATTAATCCGCAAAATCTGCGTCCAACCCCTCCAAAAGTCACGCGGGAAACGTTTGCCGCTTTCCTAATCCTGCTCATAATCGCGATCCTAATCTGCCTCGTTTGCCGTTGCCCCTGCGTCGCCCCATCCTCATCCTTCACTCCCATGTGTGTTCTATGTCCCTTTTTTCTCGCCATTTCTTCGCTTTGCGGCTTCGTGGTCCCAATTCGCGTTCTTTCGCGTAATTCGCGGACAAAAATTGAGGGCTGGCTACTAGGGATTCAACCCATGGCAACCGGAGGGCAATTATGATTCTTTAGGCGAACAAGGCGGTAGCGCTGAAGAATGCGTTTATGATTTTGGCAACCCATCCAGGACCTCCATGCTCAGAAGCCGGATCGGACTTGTCCACCGCCCAACCACGTCGCCGCCAACTCCCGGAGCGTTCAGACTGGCAACGGCACCCAAGCCCTTAACCATTATGCTCCGGCCACCTCCCCCCCAAACGCATTTGGATGCCGCCGCCCGGCAGTCAGGACAATTCATACTCGCGATTGCCGCCACCTTCACTGCGGAACCGCTTGAGGAAACCTTCCAATTCTGGATGCACGAGTTGGAACTGGCTGGGGAGGTTCGTTTCGCGCCGTACAATCAAGTCTTTCAACAACTACTCGATCCCGCCAGCCTGCTCGCAACCAATCAGTGCGGACTCAATATCCTGTTGCTCCGTTGGGAAGATCTGGGCAACTCCTCCGCCGGCCATGAGCGCGAACGGGCCGCGCGCGAATTGTTGCTGATTTTAAAGACCGCCATTTCTCGTGGCACCGTTCCCTGGCTGGCTTGCCTGTGTCCAGCATCAAACTCAGCCCTGGCCAACCCTTCCCTCGCAGAAACAATAATTTCTCTGGATAAACTTTTTACCGCCGAACTCGTCGGCTTGAAAAACATTCACCTCGTCACACCGGCGGACCTGCTCAACCTTTATCCTGTGCCTCAATACGATGATCCGCAAGCCAGCCGTCTCGGCCAGCTGCCCTATACACCTGCCTGCTACTCCGCCCTCGCCACCCTCATCATCCGCAAAACGCACGCGCTGACCCGACGGCCAAAAAAGGTCATCGCCCTGGATTGTGACCAAACGCTCTGGGGCGGAATCTGCGGTGAAGATGGCCCTCTGGGCGTGGAATTGACTCCCTCCCATCTGGCTCTGCAAAAATTTATGCGGGCGCAACATGACGCGGGAATGCTCCTTTGCCTCTGTAGCAAAAACAATGATGCCGAGGTCGCCGAAGTCTTCCGCTCCCGCCCCGAAATGCAGTTGCGACCGGAACACTTCGCCGCCCGGCGCGTCAACTGGCAAGCCAAGTCCGCGAACCTTCATTCACTCGCCCACGAATTGAACCTCGGGCTCGATAGCTTCGTGCTGCTGGATGACAATCCGCTCGAATGCGCCGAAGTCGAGGCCCATTGTCCTGAAACTCTCGCTCTCCAACTCCCGGAAGACCTGGCCGAGTGGCCGCGATTCCTGCAACACATCTGGGCGCTCGACCATTGGAATGTCACCAGCGAAGACCGGGGGCGCAACGCCATGTACCAGCAAAACCGCCTCCGCGAACAATCCCAAGCCGCCGCTCCCACCTTGGCCGATTTTCTGGACGGCTTGAAACTTCAGATTCACATTGAACCCGCCCGACCGGAACAATTCTCACGCGTATCCCAATTGACGCACCGCACCAACCAGTTCAACTGCACTACCCAACGCCGCTCCGAAGAGGAAATTCTCAAGCTCCACCGGGAAAACCCCGCACACATTCTGACAGTGACCGTCCGTGACCGTTTCGGAGATTACGGCCTGACCGGCGTTATAACCTACCAAACTTCCCACGACACCCTCACCGTGGATACATTCCTGTTAAGCTGTCGCGTGCTCGGCAAAGGTGTGGAACACCGCATGTTGGCTTGTCTGGGACAAATCGCGCAAAAAATTGGCGTTCGCAATGTCGAAATCCCCTTCCTGCCCACCGCAAGAAATCAAC harbors:
- a CDS encoding phytoene/squalene synthase family protein; amino-acid sequence: MSRTFYKTLRLLPGSIRPQIGLAYLLARMTDTIADTEIVPSEQRLKALSDLRGRILGTSKERLKFEEIAVKQGSAAERAALERCEEALKVLEDFEAEDVKRVRMVLDTITSGQELDLQRFAGASKGRIVALRVDAELDDYTYRVAGCVGEFWTKMCRAHLFPKAAIDEELLLKNGVRFGKGLQLVNILRDLPADLSHGRCYMPSERLAQIGLNPGDLLESKNETKFRQLYNEYLGVAESHLAAGWAYTNMLPKGCVRVRLACAWPILIGMQTIAKLKTENVLDPRQRIKISRAEVKQLMMRSVLAYPWPPAWKRLFPAAN
- the argH gene encoding argininosuccinate lyase, which encodes MSMKKSSPVSRSGRFASGPGADVAEFTESISFDWRLWRHDIMGSIAHATMLQKIGVLTKAELQAITKSLEEIGQEIHDGKFEWKPELEDVHMNIEAELTKRVPTGAKLHTARSRNDQVALDMRLWLRDEIVELAGELRGLQGALVGLADKNAEVVIPGYTHLQRAQPVYFAHHLLAYVEMVERDHQRLTDAFQRVNVCPLGSGAIAGSTLPLDREFVAEQLGFVDAKGKPVVTQNSMDGVSDRDFAIEFCSVAALAAVHLSRLAEDVILWASSEFNFIKIADAYTTGSSLMPQKKNPDVAELTRGKTGRVVGNLMALLTLLKGLPMTYNRDLQEDKERLFDTAVTIRGCVRLMGAMLENTSVNTKNCAAAASDPALLATDLADYLVRKGIPFRQAHHVVGAVVALAEKEGKALNQLTLEQLKALDKTFGNDALGVFDLKKAMAQRNLIGAPGTKEVARQLGRWKKILKG
- a CDS encoding HAD-IIIC family phosphatase, with the protein product MLRPPPPQTHLDAAARQSGQFILAIAATFTAEPLEETFQFWMHELELAGEVRFAPYNQVFQQLLDPASLLATNQCGLNILLLRWEDLGNSSAGHERERAARELLLILKTAISRGTVPWLACLCPASNSALANPSLAETIISLDKLFTAELVGLKNIHLVTPADLLNLYPVPQYDDPQASRLGQLPYTPACYSALATLIIRKTHALTRRPKKVIALDCDQTLWGGICGEDGPLGVELTPSHLALQKFMRAQHDAGMLLCLCSKNNDAEVAEVFRSRPEMQLRPEHFAARRVNWQAKSANLHSLAHELNLGLDSFVLLDDNPLECAEVEAHCPETLALQLPEDLAEWPRFLQHIWALDHWNVTSEDRGRNAMYQQNRLREQSQAAAPTLADFLDGLKLQIHIEPARPEQFSRVSQLTHRTNQFNCTTQRRSEEEILKLHRENPAHILTVTVRDRFGDYGLTGVITYQTSHDTLTVDTFLLSCRVLGKGVEHRMLACLGQIAQKIGVRNVEIPFLPTARNQPAFDFLNRISATACHGIGDNSPFRFPTDLAAAVVHNPEVPESPRTSAALPAPASTAILMDGDPPALRPARYRWIIRHARDPEQILKLVEARHPAPIPSPASAHIPPATETQRQLCDLWQQVLRLERVSIRDDFFELGGNSQLAVRLLARWEKLTGKKLQFVTIFKSPTIEQLARVADET